In one Leptospira fletcheri genomic region, the following are encoded:
- a CDS encoding tetratricopeptide repeat protein produces the protein MGRKLPPRLFLFFLLGLTLVASLPSEPLPFFALKEKEAKTFFKRGLAYYNKGEFAAARENFLKSLSLKPDFTHAKFFLSETYYLSGDWQESLAELEQLESSGKLGLIRKNRLDALRFQLGGGNRKDTLEYYKSINGDDLRRFRFRNPTDIAVDEEGYLYVASFETANIVKFDANGNPVDNFKGSFGRNMDGPTAITIRGKSIFVADYSGDKIYEFDTRGSYVNRFGNTGKQNGSFHGPSGIFLTREGYLFVSDMGNDRVQKLSKNGDFLQEIGKGILRQPAGLKVNTRGEIYVADKGNRRIVVFDKEGNYLKEISHPSFKKPRNLTIREDKIYIADEGSGLFVYDSVSKNWSDFQSFRDSKNNVRNFDQPFSVCFDYTGTMFVTDFNRHRLDIFSPKGQLASNLDLLIERVISSDYPEISLVVQAKDRHGVAAKAIHRNSFRVYEMENLSPLIGLTDMRKYDHRISVSIVAENSRLITDSYPLIEKSLRPFLSELRAEDKLQLLRSGKDTQVAYPFGKSMYDILKSVRAFVPEEESQIGKSLQRGITDLLDSIGPRAVLAIVSGKELRAGFTQFPPTKIIRFAVAHDIPVFFFCLGEEGGSTSVYREIAEKTGGKFLLIPGGGAEKNLRNWIEAKKDRRYLLSFKSRIDSSGGDVYIPVVVEAIFRNSNGMAETGFFTP, from the coding sequence ATGGGGAGAAAACTGCCACCTAGACTCTTTTTGTTCTTCCTATTAGGTCTTACCCTCGTCGCCTCCCTTCCTTCGGAACCCCTCCCGTTTTTCGCCTTAAAGGAAAAGGAAGCCAAAACCTTTTTTAAAAGAGGGTTGGCTTATTATAACAAGGGAGAATTCGCCGCCGCAAGGGAAAACTTCCTCAAATCCCTTTCCTTAAAACCGGACTTTACCCACGCCAAGTTCTTCCTATCCGAGACCTATTATCTCAGCGGAGACTGGCAGGAAAGTCTCGCCGAACTGGAACAGTTGGAATCCTCCGGCAAGCTCGGACTCATCCGAAAGAACAGATTGGACGCCCTTAGATTCCAACTCGGAGGCGGGAACAGGAAAGATACATTAGAATATTATAAATCCATAAATGGGGACGACCTCCGTCGCTTCAGATTCAGGAACCCGACCGATATAGCCGTGGACGAGGAGGGGTATCTCTACGTCGCGAGCTTCGAAACCGCGAATATCGTCAAATTCGACGCGAACGGAAACCCTGTGGACAATTTCAAAGGCTCCTTCGGGAGGAACATGGACGGGCCCACCGCGATTACGATCCGTGGAAAATCGATTTTCGTCGCGGATTATTCCGGAGATAAGATCTACGAATTCGACACGCGCGGAAGCTACGTGAATCGTTTCGGAAATACGGGAAAGCAGAATGGAAGTTTTCACGGACCTTCCGGCATTTTCCTCACGAGAGAAGGTTACTTATTCGTTTCGGATATGGGAAACGATCGGGTCCAAAAACTTTCCAAAAACGGGGACTTCCTGCAGGAAATCGGAAAAGGGATTCTAAGACAACCGGCCGGTCTAAAAGTCAATACGAGAGGCGAAATCTACGTAGCCGATAAGGGAAACCGAAGGATCGTGGTCTTTGATAAGGAAGGAAATTATCTGAAGGAAATTTCCCATCCTTCCTTCAAAAAACCCCGCAATCTCACGATCCGCGAGGATAAGATATACATCGCGGACGAGGGCTCCGGCTTATTCGTCTACGACTCCGTCTCCAAAAATTGGTCCGATTTCCAAAGTTTCCGGGATTCCAAAAACAACGTCCGGAACTTCGACCAACCTTTCTCCGTCTGTTTCGATTATACCGGAACCATGTTCGTCACGGATTTCAACAGACATCGGTTGGACATCTTTTCACCCAAAGGACAACTCGCTTCCAACTTGGATCTGTTGATAGAAAGAGTGATCAGTTCTGATTATCCGGAAATCTCCCTGGTCGTCCAAGCCAAGGATCGTCACGGAGTCGCGGCAAAAGCGATCCATAGAAATTCCTTTAGGGTCTACGAAATGGAAAACCTTTCCCCTTTGATCGGACTGACCGACATGAGAAAGTACGATCATCGGATCAGCGTTTCCATCGTTGCGGAAAATTCCAGGCTGATCACGGATTCCTACCCTCTGATCGAAAAATCCTTACGACCTTTCCTATCCGAACTCAGAGCCGAGGACAAACTGCAATTGCTACGCTCCGGAAAGGACACTCAGGTGGCCTATCCCTTCGGAAAAAGTATGTACGACATCCTGAAATCCGTTCGAGCCTTCGTTCCGGAAGAAGAATCCCAAATCGGCAAATCCTTGCAGAGGGGAATCACCGACCTCCTGGATAGCATCGGGCCCCGCGCCGTGCTTGCCATCGTTTCCGGAAAGGAATTGCGGGCGGGCTTTACCCAATTTCCTCCCACGAAAATCATACGCTTTGCGGTCGCGCACGATATTCCCGTTTTCTTTTTTTGCTTGGGAGAAGAAGGCGGATCCACTTCCGTATATAGGGAGATCGCGGAAAAAACCGGAGGAAAATTCCTACTCATACCGGGAGGTGGAGCGGAAAAGAACCTCAGGAATTGGATCGAAGCCAAAAAAGATCGCAGATATCTTCTTTCCTTCAAAAGTAGAATAGACTCTTCTGGCGGAGACGTTTATATACCGGTGGTCGTGGAAGCTATATTCAGAAATTCTAATGGAATGGCGGAGACGGGTTTCTTTACTCCATGA
- the cas9 gene encoding type II-B CRISPR-associated RNA-guided endonuclease Cas9/Csx12, with translation MILKSPIAIDLGAKNTGVVYTTYPPHSKPQGIHGATLILDNLKLSQVDRRAKRHQRRNYSRMRLARRLVYLIVRSHYKVPENDLTPEVKVELQSLLTRRGYTFQSVVTESNEHGQTAWAEIEDYFPKMQIQDKSLPIQTILDSFFSSENIRLEYLEPIKEAETKDDKNHLKMIREQKEAFEAEQNNGARHRIRYFEEIEEDLPRKIKLLECLKKNKIDEKRFLNLIQNISNLQIKPLRDYFNDKNMKEKEIWDPKKLHSSIAGWIRVWHADSKDAEKRNIAKKLLSLLENGRLKAIRGNSTYSTLKHIINFLEEVDPKDTIPPYEDQNNRKPPKCQNLWLDPGILDRYFPGWSGSLQKLLAKEEDSPFEQLVTKDFQINETTEEGKSLLTLIKLYSRAHSDKELDVRAIILQRFLDRSANLDPWSIRLQRKASKEIKITGSLTKQELKKASDAYERMKETIGETDAKQFLDLSGHYYREVEDIKKGMWFSPDSDKKHKEIPKSIVHEENDEVSLFYKCDTKTGSKQKNLSSLVGNVLNVRFSAELFRSFLTFWTEKFDGRSSLNSLAKSIEEARLSTDEFGVEYSILLKKIEKGEIDRKSDIFKAYQNTTKSSGRLEQILKEELGFQAISKSYFDNPFSIAQLYNIISVDRSGFSKVCRSCQEENHWRSTLIDTDRGLRAWASKQVSDTGRPFDGQIAMLLDRIALEVVRLKKAEIEQYLKSNPSKIESVEIPLLIEENSFSFRYELAELKKLAKKKREQLGKSVEEFDKRLNTKQDRIKEASREICPYTGKRISKGEIDHILPRSQTQKQFGTVFNAEVNLIYVSREGNQAKGKRDYSLDDLDEKYLKKIFGTKDLTFIKKTISETVDRLVSSRKNSILVFDRLSMEEQDCLRHALFEKPLRPKVFELLSGQLKARVNGTQLYLAKKIRNLLRKDQDLPKIKFPQFSFFEPRGIDLPYMRRELAQKFPNLEKQNPQPTGSHIVDAAMVMAYAVETDSGSLSYGSKSGSERFDSELLSKYLPNDIRFLRIKSKEKTNSRYPHKKPLFKDGVFGERFLPILVLENGLRLGYTLENSLELSPQDSKKFFEVLRSVLLFKRKPVSHDYPALSSFAKKDKRKYIVLPVNKAKALEVVSQKEHSLLASILKSISYTVFRTPVVSFLFDQKKELIPKIRGKKVDWGEKIEKEFRIKIEVKLGDVKITSGFIQYPGKSEWEKLLLSDSLRGAIKNKSLTLKWFDSRENLSKLDGFFKDTSEPKAKHKRRSNHYALSVPKSPSGRFRIRRNSFDDYKIYQLYSVEGNAFNAFEINTETKENPILLDVYKNSNSVTYADKDYIYPTSGETIAFSEYREIVFKPEERKNLLSTGIISLHIAPGTADRRYIRIVISKDFFSKIFKVKDSFWELALNESIPKENIEKLSLILDKIPSEKRPGMPRSDAPKLNVTKIAVNSVELSYTSPSWKSWLSSYNDSI, from the coding sequence ATGATATTAAAATCACCTATTGCAATTGATTTAGGAGCTAAAAATACAGGAGTCGTTTACACGACTTACCCCCCGCATTCAAAACCTCAGGGAATTCATGGAGCTACCCTAATTTTAGATAACTTGAAATTATCTCAGGTGGATAGGAGAGCGAAAAGACACCAAAGAAGAAATTATTCCCGAATGAGACTTGCTCGCAGGCTCGTTTATTTAATCGTCCGTTCTCATTATAAAGTTCCCGAAAACGATCTAACTCCAGAAGTAAAAGTCGAGCTACAATCGCTTCTGACTAGAAGGGGATATACTTTTCAGTCAGTCGTTACGGAATCGAATGAACACGGACAGACTGCTTGGGCCGAGATAGAGGACTACTTTCCCAAGATGCAGATTCAGGACAAGTCTCTACCGATCCAAACTATCTTGGACTCTTTCTTCTCATCAGAAAATATAAGACTCGAATATCTAGAGCCTATTAAAGAGGCCGAAACAAAAGATGATAAAAATCATCTTAAAATGATTAGGGAGCAAAAGGAAGCTTTTGAAGCTGAACAAAATAACGGAGCAAGACATAGAATTCGATATTTTGAAGAGATTGAGGAAGACCTTCCAAGAAAGATAAAATTACTAGAATGTTTGAAAAAGAATAAAATTGATGAAAAGAGATTTTTAAATCTGATCCAAAACATCTCTAACCTACAAATCAAACCTCTCCGAGATTATTTTAACGATAAAAATATGAAGGAAAAGGAAATATGGGATCCAAAGAAATTGCATAGCTCGATTGCTGGATGGATTCGTGTCTGGCATGCGGATTCGAAAGACGCTGAAAAAAGGAATATTGCAAAGAAATTGCTTTCTCTTCTAGAAAATGGAAGATTGAAAGCCATTCGAGGTAATTCAACTTATTCTACACTCAAGCATATCATAAATTTTCTAGAGGAAGTTGATCCCAAAGATACGATTCCACCGTATGAAGACCAAAACAATAGAAAACCTCCAAAATGCCAAAATTTGTGGTTAGACCCCGGTATTCTGGATAGGTATTTTCCGGGTTGGAGCGGTTCATTACAAAAACTTCTAGCAAAAGAAGAAGACAGTCCATTCGAGCAATTAGTTACGAAAGATTTTCAGATCAACGAAACAACAGAGGAAGGAAAATCCCTTTTAACGCTAATCAAATTGTATAGCCGAGCCCATTCGGATAAAGAATTGGATGTTCGAGCCATTATACTTCAAAGGTTTTTGGATCGTTCGGCTAATCTAGATCCCTGGTCTATTCGTTTGCAGCGAAAAGCAAGCAAGGAAATCAAAATTACTGGATCTCTTACCAAGCAAGAGCTTAAAAAAGCCTCTGATGCGTATGAAAGAATGAAAGAGACTATAGGAGAGACGGATGCAAAGCAATTCTTGGATCTCTCCGGCCACTATTACCGGGAAGTAGAAGATATTAAGAAGGGAATGTGGTTCTCCCCAGATTCCGATAAAAAACATAAAGAAATCCCTAAGTCAATTGTTCATGAAGAGAATGATGAAGTATCACTTTTTTATAAGTGTGATACTAAGACCGGTTCGAAACAGAAGAACCTATCCAGCCTTGTGGGAAACGTCTTGAATGTCAGATTTTCGGCGGAACTATTTCGATCTTTTCTTACGTTCTGGACGGAAAAATTCGATGGACGATCTTCCTTAAACTCATTAGCAAAATCGATAGAGGAGGCTCGGTTAAGCACAGATGAATTTGGAGTGGAATACTCTATATTACTTAAAAAAATCGAGAAAGGAGAGATCGATCGGAAGAGCGACATCTTTAAGGCATATCAAAATACGACAAAATCATCCGGAAGGTTGGAGCAAATTCTGAAAGAAGAATTAGGATTCCAAGCTATTTCCAAAAGTTACTTTGACAACCCCTTTAGTATTGCTCAACTCTATAACATAATTTCTGTAGACCGATCAGGATTTTCAAAAGTTTGCAGGTCCTGCCAGGAAGAAAATCATTGGAGATCTACTTTAATCGATACAGATCGAGGCTTACGGGCTTGGGCTTCCAAGCAGGTTTCTGACACTGGAAGACCATTCGATGGACAGATTGCAATGCTTCTGGACAGAATCGCTTTAGAAGTTGTAAGACTGAAGAAAGCCGAAATAGAACAATACCTTAAATCCAATCCATCAAAAATAGAATCAGTTGAGATTCCTCTTCTTATTGAGGAAAATTCGTTCAGTTTTCGCTATGAGCTGGCCGAGCTAAAGAAACTTGCAAAAAAGAAAAGAGAGCAACTCGGAAAATCGGTCGAAGAGTTCGACAAAAGGTTGAATACTAAACAAGATCGAATCAAAGAAGCATCTCGGGAGATCTGTCCTTATACAGGCAAAAGAATTTCCAAGGGTGAAATAGATCATATTTTACCTCGTTCTCAAACCCAAAAGCAATTCGGGACCGTTTTCAATGCAGAGGTAAATCTGATTTACGTTTCGCGAGAAGGAAACCAGGCCAAAGGTAAGCGAGATTATAGTCTCGATGATCTGGACGAAAAATACTTAAAGAAAATTTTTGGCACCAAAGATCTGACTTTCATTAAGAAAACTATATCGGAGACGGTCGATCGTTTAGTTTCAAGTAGGAAAAATTCAATACTTGTATTTGATCGATTATCTATGGAGGAGCAAGATTGTTTACGGCACGCTCTTTTCGAAAAGCCCTTGCGCCCAAAAGTATTTGAGCTTTTATCGGGCCAACTTAAGGCCAGGGTTAACGGGACCCAGTTATATTTAGCTAAAAAGATTCGAAATCTGCTTCGTAAAGATCAGGATCTTCCTAAAATCAAGTTTCCTCAGTTTTCCTTTTTCGAACCAAGGGGAATTGACTTGCCATATATGAGGAGAGAGCTTGCTCAAAAATTCCCAAATCTTGAGAAGCAAAACCCCCAACCTACGGGGAGCCATATTGTAGATGCGGCGATGGTGATGGCTTACGCGGTAGAGACAGACTCCGGAAGTTTATCCTATGGTTCTAAGAGCGGATCTGAAAGATTTGATTCAGAGTTGTTGTCTAAGTATCTGCCTAATGACATTCGATTCTTACGAATTAAATCTAAGGAGAAAACTAATTCGAGGTATCCTCATAAGAAGCCACTTTTTAAAGACGGAGTTTTTGGAGAGAGATTTCTTCCGATTCTTGTTCTTGAGAACGGCTTGAGACTTGGTTACACTTTGGAGAATTCTTTAGAATTGTCACCTCAGGATTCAAAAAAATTTTTTGAGGTGCTCCGATCAGTCTTATTATTCAAAAGGAAACCAGTTTCACACGATTACCCTGCACTCTCCTCCTTTGCGAAGAAAGATAAAAGGAAATATATTGTTCTACCTGTCAACAAAGCGAAGGCGTTAGAGGTGGTTTCTCAAAAGGAACATAGCCTACTCGCATCCATACTAAAAAGTATTTCATATACAGTATTTCGCACTCCTGTTGTTAGTTTCTTATTTGATCAGAAGAAAGAATTAATACCAAAGATTCGAGGAAAGAAAGTCGATTGGGGAGAGAAGATAGAAAAAGAATTTAGAATTAAAATAGAGGTCAAGCTTGGTGACGTAAAAATTACCTCCGGTTTTATTCAATATCCAGGTAAATCAGAATGGGAAAAATTACTCTTGTCCGATTCATTAAGAGGGGCGATCAAAAACAAAAGCCTGACTTTAAAGTGGTTCGATAGCCGGGAAAACTTGTCCAAGTTGGATGGATTCTTCAAAGATACAAGTGAACCTAAGGCGAAGCATAAAAGAAGAAGCAATCATTATGCTCTTTCAGTCCCAAAATCGCCTTCCGGTAGGTTTAGGATCAGAAGAAATTCCTTTGACGATTATAAAATTTATCAATTATATTCTGTAGAAGGAAATGCATTTAACGCTTTTGAAATAAATACTGAAACTAAAGAAAATCCTATATTATTAGATGTGTATAAAAATTCAAATTCAGTTACGTATGCTGACAAAGATTATATTTATCCTACTTCAGGAGAGACTATCGCGTTTTCAGAGTATAGGGAGATTGTATTTAAGCCAGAAGAAAGGAAAAACTTATTATCGACCGGAATAATTAGTTTGCATATTGCGCCGGGGACTGCAGACCGTCGCTATATCCGAATCGTTATTAGTAAGGACTTTTTCTCCAAAATTTTCAAGGTAAAAGATTCATTCTGGGAACTTGCTTTAAATGAATCTATTCCTAAGGAAAATATTGAGAAATTATCTTTAATATTAGATAAAATTCCTTCAGAAAAACGTCCAGGAATGCCTCGATCAGACGCACCGAAACTTAATGTGACAAAGATAGCAGTGAACTCGGTAGAACTAAGCTATACTTCTCCAAGTTGGAAATCCTGGTTATCGTCCTATAATGACTCTATATAG
- a CDS encoding PilZ domain-containing protein: MAVGRSDSLQELITILETMFGETIIGSDINLVKHLFYSLKADQREFPFDYEGEKLSAVVEEISEDTLILLVPYVQSKGILRAKISFEILNILYQFEVVILQFWEDHVRIKIPAELQAAAFRKNLRVAVDDLFMNYVILYRSLSGGERELGKNLYVEQRFFHLMKEIKKDNPSLKLINLMATDYIMTVSRDYEIVFYGSGRDGGFIGRFMKEHNCTVYIPDCSLIMNYIGEEKEESLENFREAYLGMVQAQGQAKADAFFRDMQKDEVRNFMISYVATPVRLFNDVIGHIRVYSTAMDKFSIARQQALYIQELGEILTYAFTKVYIRQENYKMAKAATKILDISMNGLLFEIEEKRTFEYLKKHNIIKMFVPIAERDLILRGEVVRFREISEGRYHLGVNFFDSNPDDMVFLQDYIFSKKLKILSE; this comes from the coding sequence ATGGCAGTCGGCAGGTCGGATAGTCTACAGGAGTTAATCACGATTCTCGAAACGATGTTCGGAGAAACGATCATCGGGTCGGATATCAACCTCGTAAAACACCTGTTTTACAGTTTAAAGGCGGATCAGAGGGAATTTCCTTTCGACTATGAAGGAGAAAAACTCAGCGCGGTCGTAGAAGAGATCTCCGAAGATACCCTAATCCTCTTGGTGCCGTACGTCCAGTCCAAGGGAATTCTTCGGGCAAAAATTAGTTTCGAAATATTGAATATACTTTATCAGTTCGAAGTCGTGATCCTACAGTTTTGGGAGGACCACGTACGTATCAAGATCCCTGCGGAGCTTCAGGCCGCGGCGTTCCGAAAGAATCTTAGGGTCGCCGTCGACGACCTGTTTATGAATTACGTCATTCTATACCGTTCTTTGAGCGGAGGTGAAAGGGAACTCGGAAAGAACCTTTATGTGGAGCAAAGGTTCTTCCATTTAATGAAAGAGATCAAGAAAGATAATCCGAGCTTGAAGTTGATCAATCTTATGGCGACGGATTATATCATGACCGTGTCGCGGGATTATGAGATCGTCTTTTACGGATCCGGTCGGGACGGCGGTTTTATCGGCAGGTTTATGAAAGAGCATAACTGTACGGTTTATATTCCGGATTGCTCCTTGATCATGAACTATATAGGGGAGGAGAAGGAGGAGTCGCTCGAAAATTTCCGCGAGGCGTATCTTGGAATGGTTCAGGCCCAGGGCCAGGCAAAGGCCGACGCTTTTTTCCGGGATATGCAGAAAGACGAAGTGAGGAATTTCATGATTTCGTACGTGGCGACACCTGTGCGTTTATTCAACGACGTTATCGGGCATATTCGGGTGTATTCCACCGCTATGGATAAGTTTTCCATAGCAAGACAGCAGGCTCTTTACATCCAGGAATTGGGTGAGATTCTGACGTATGCGTTCACTAAGGTGTATATACGTCAGGAAAACTACAAGATGGCGAAGGCGGCTACGAAAATACTGGATATCAGTATGAACGGTCTTCTGTTCGAGATAGAGGAGAAGAGGACGTTCGAATATTTAAAAAAGCATAATATCATAAAAATGTTCGTACCGATTGCGGAAAGGGATTTGATTCTACGCGGAGAGGTGGTCCGATTTAGGGAGATATCCGAGGGTAGGTATCATCTCGGGGTGAATTTTTTCGATTCGAATCCGGACGATATGGTCTTTTTGCAAGATTATATTTTCAGCAAGAAATTGAAAATTTTGTCGGAATAG
- a CDS encoding putative glycoside hydrolase: MRKSFSILPLFLFSFFPLSVCAEFTLPFPENTRKKEISSPFRSAEKEEQTRTKGRFAETTNRSSLSNAAPVRTEKEKKQPSEELPKTKPIPRKAIHSDSKPPKFYRGIYVHNSLVVNRSHRKKWETLLVEAADAGVNVLVIDLQASTPSRAEIDRVRKLGFYPIGRLVNFAGGLKTEFPAPSRMNSILQTVRNACESGFPEIQLDYIRYADESELKIPVKKKYQNIGSVISKIRSEANTCEDPPYLGADIFGRIPFNKDDTIGQKVEVFAQLVDVLYPMLYPSHFYGHPERISNPYKTIFDGLTNAKNRALPETRVVGYIQGFSMKISYSKKNLKDYVKAQIEASVASKSDGFVVWNAWSDYRETFKAMKESVREGKLDISD; the protein is encoded by the coding sequence TTGCGCAAATCGTTTTCCATTTTACCCTTATTTCTTTTTTCCTTCTTCCCGCTTTCCGTTTGTGCGGAATTCACCCTTCCGTTTCCGGAAAACACGAGGAAAAAGGAAATTTCTTCTCCCTTCCGATCGGCGGAAAAAGAGGAACAGACCCGAACAAAGGGAAGATTCGCAGAAACCACGAATCGTTCTTCCTTATCCAATGCGGCTCCAGTGCGGACGGAAAAGGAGAAGAAGCAGCCATCGGAAGAACTTCCCAAAACGAAACCGATTCCTAGAAAAGCGATCCATTCCGACAGCAAACCCCCCAAATTTTATCGGGGAATCTATGTGCATAATTCCTTGGTTGTAAATCGCTCCCATCGAAAAAAATGGGAAACACTTCTCGTGGAGGCTGCGGACGCCGGAGTGAACGTGCTTGTGATCGATCTGCAGGCTAGTACTCCTTCTCGTGCGGAGATCGATCGGGTTCGGAAATTAGGTTTTTACCCGATCGGTAGACTCGTGAATTTTGCTGGAGGGTTGAAGACGGAATTCCCGGCTCCGTCCCGCATGAATTCCATTCTGCAAACCGTTCGAAATGCGTGCGAGTCCGGCTTTCCCGAGATCCAACTGGATTATATTCGCTATGCGGACGAGTCGGAGCTCAAGATTCCGGTAAAGAAGAAATACCAAAATATCGGATCCGTTATCTCCAAGATCCGGAGCGAGGCCAATACATGCGAGGATCCGCCTTACTTGGGGGCCGATATCTTCGGTAGAATTCCCTTTAACAAGGACGATACGATCGGACAGAAGGTGGAAGTCTTCGCGCAGCTTGTGGACGTTCTCTACCCCATGTTGTATCCTTCCCATTTTTACGGTCATCCGGAACGGATCTCGAATCCGTACAAAACCATCTTCGACGGATTGACCAATGCCAAGAATAGAGCCTTGCCTGAAACGAGGGTCGTGGGTTATATCCAGGGCTTTTCCATGAAGATCTCGTATTCCAAAAAGAATTTAAAGGATTACGTCAAGGCTCAGATAGAGGCAAGCGTGGCCAGCAAAAGCGACGGCTTCGTAGTATGGAATGCCTGGAGCGACTATAGGGAGACATTCAAAGCGATGAAGGAATCGGTTCGAGAAGGTAAATTAGATATTTCTGATTGA
- a CDS encoding enoyl-CoA hydratase/isomerase family protein translates to MALVDAETVELSRDSRIEILYLNNPETKNSMTTDMGLEFKAHIDRLKKSSPRVVVITGKNDIFSAGGNFELLKSFAAKDFETNKREMFEFYNLFLSVRDLEVPVICAANGHAVGAGLSITFACDIRVFANEGKYQFNFVKLGIHPGMGSSYLVRELFGTSLSNRLLFLAESLNGTECFKAGICYDSVPKEEVLKRATEIAISLSESAPLALSELKRNTYNREALNAALRLEAESQARNFLSKDFRETIKSIEEKRKPIFKGF, encoded by the coding sequence ATGGCGTTGGTAGATGCCGAAACAGTCGAATTGTCCCGCGATTCCAGGATAGAGATCCTCTACCTGAACAATCCCGAGACTAAGAATTCGATGACTACGGATATGGGCCTCGAATTCAAGGCCCATATAGATCGTCTAAAAAAAAGTTCTCCTCGCGTCGTCGTTATTACCGGCAAGAACGACATCTTTTCCGCCGGTGGAAATTTCGAGCTCCTGAAGTCCTTTGCCGCCAAGGACTTCGAAACGAATAAGCGGGAAATGTTCGAATTTTATAATCTTTTCCTCTCCGTACGCGATCTGGAAGTCCCAGTCATTTGCGCGGCCAACGGCCATGCAGTAGGAGCCGGACTTTCCATCACGTTCGCTTGCGACATACGTGTCTTTGCAAACGAAGGAAAATACCAATTCAATTTCGTGAAATTGGGTATCCATCCCGGCATGGGATCAAGTTATCTGGTCCGTGAACTTTTCGGAACTTCTCTGTCCAACAGGCTTCTCTTTTTAGCGGAATCTCTGAACGGCACTGAATGCTTCAAGGCCGGAATCTGTTACGATTCCGTTCCGAAAGAGGAAGTGCTAAAACGGGCTACCGAAATCGCGATTTCTCTCAGCGAAAGCGCTCCCTTGGCGCTTTCGGAACTCAAGAGGAACACTTACAATCGGGAAGCCCTAAACGCAGCCTTACGTTTGGAAGCGGAATCGCAAGCTCGCAATTTTCTTTCCAAAGATTTTCGGGAAACGATCAAATCCATCGAGGAAAAGAGAAAGCCTATCTTCAAAGGATTCTGA
- a CDS encoding histone deacetylase family protein: MKFGYVYEDVFLKHDTGKFHPERPERLEAVLERLGKTSYFGSLLRIPSQKIPPELILSAHDRTHRDRFLSIEGKQGSFDADTPFSPKSHEAALLAAGSGVVLVDQLLAGTLEGGIALVRPPGHHAETGKAMGFCLLNNIAITAGYLSGMGKKVYILDWDVHHGNGTQEIFYGSDRVFFTSLHQYPFYPGSGSANETGSGEGKGFTLNIPLPENSGEKEYLREFEEKVLPSIESFRPDFLLISAGFDAHKRDPLGGMALSTEAFARFTEMTRKTASQSGAPILSFLEGGYDLQALAESVEAHIAVLAE, encoded by the coding sequence ATGAAATTCGGATATGTGTACGAGGACGTTTTTCTAAAACACGATACCGGCAAGTTCCATCCGGAACGACCCGAAAGGTTGGAAGCCGTTTTGGAGCGACTGGGAAAGACTTCCTATTTCGGATCTCTCCTCCGAATTCCTTCCCAAAAAATACCGCCCGAACTGATTCTTTCTGCGCACGATCGGACTCACCGGGACCGTTTTCTTTCCATCGAAGGAAAGCAAGGCAGCTTTGACGCAGACACCCCTTTTTCTCCGAAAAGCCACGAAGCGGCCCTCCTCGCCGCCGGAAGCGGAGTCGTCCTAGTCGACCAATTACTTGCTGGAACCTTGGAAGGCGGAATTGCCTTGGTTCGTCCCCCCGGTCACCATGCGGAAACCGGAAAAGCCATGGGATTTTGCCTTTTGAATAATATCGCGATCACCGCCGGCTATCTATCGGGCATGGGAAAGAAAGTGTACATCCTGGATTGGGACGTTCACCACGGCAACGGCACCCAGGAAATCTTTTACGGGTCGGACCGGGTATTCTTTACTTCTCTCCACCAATATCCTTTCTATCCGGGTTCCGGCTCCGCAAACGAGACAGGAAGCGGAGAAGGAAAGGGCTTCACTCTCAATATCCCTCTCCCGGAAAATTCGGGAGAAAAAGAATATCTCCGGGAATTCGAGGAAAAAGTACTTCCTTCCATCGAATCGTTCCGACCGGACTTCCTCCTAATTTCCGCTGGATTCGATGCCCACAAAAGGGATCCCTTAGGCGGAATGGCGCTTTCAACGGAAGCCTTTGCCAGATTTACGGAAATGACTCGGAAAACGGCCTCCCAATCCGGAGCTCCCATTCTTTCCTTCTTGGAAGGAGGGTACGATTTGCAAGCTCTGGCGGAGAGCGTGGAAGCTCATATCGCGGTTTTAGCGGAATAG